Proteins encoded in a region of the Salminus brasiliensis chromosome 2, fSalBra1.hap2, whole genome shotgun sequence genome:
- the LOC140548133 gene encoding uncharacterized protein isoform X6 → MCADVLQVWQQQTKSPLDSPFLFISLVDMAKWSKEDRLVSPLGSSDNWEWDCGLNPRGCRNSFRSLSPISLSEFDLWEKSLFKSRASAWSCMGLSESGHRSKISTSSLGSQCGVKQSESAGMRRWQSASRLAPEGAPPAISSQGVELRAALEESSMRRAELIQRLRVAHGRLDTQTDLLKAKESQLQHNQSTTQLLELKHRQLAKALSALEEEKDAAELSRFEESRGRAELQEKVMRLEMDLLKMKSSLDSKNTDETSASHTNSHLNRTMPVTKDDFIREGQKQAGTEMKKLKEALREAEERAETLEAEKDCALKQLYASKEGHRKALNQTGEVKQTLAKSVQAQSELQEQLSDARSRLGQLELEKDLLSTKALRLEDSLEDLKAKLSAALSDKDRLVQEKADLHQRTQSLKLQLQRAQLGREGFTEQVCELHSELTQAKSQASRQQQNTLLMKEELRSTKEVNERLSADLAAATERLQVTLKQLHELEAERLIHTNQITALETERLQLIGEKEEMMDVFDEGNQEELRELRERCYQLRELQETWKQEKQDLHAQCQGLEKKVQNMQAEYRCKEEELQRLEVELEQEKEELKKVAAHWNERWLDMAMTLQSTQAELAETKKQPQENDAVKEVVAELTSMVETLETQLKDRQDQIQSLLEQKTHLETELCRVKKEAGALERVELDACRQQLELEQSRSQSLQQKLVGNPVSLEEMDGELVQVKAELQKVWDMLKSRDTELEEQQQELLSARGQVSQQSSEVQRLEQQLSEREKELKERDLILKSLRGQRDTEKTETQIKITALEKKLAGLKALKTNQAMCTDQQDTQDTLKTQLEASRRTGEQLKQERDQAPQKLHTPTPPQQNKEQRGSPSVTRKEKSVSFNQIDPDQQRRLITEQLKSLFKEREQLGDKASPVLQRRAASVMDLSPKSKAMKNADTLSSERRSQQKQDGQALGVQQGAGESNEASPKRAQSEPLTSEEEPQGQLRQELNHNTTQPS, encoded by the exons ATGTGCGCAGACGTATTACAG GTTTGGCAACAGCAAACAAAGTCCCCTCTGGATTCACCTTTCTTATTCAT ATCACTCGTAGATATGGCCAAGTGGAGTAAAGAGGACAGACTCGTTTCCCCATTGGGAAGCAGCGATAACTGGGAATGGGACTGTGGCCTGAATCCTCGAGGATGCCGGAACTCTTTCAGGTCTTTAAGccccatctctctgtctgagtTTGACTTGTGGGAGAAGTCGCTGTTTAAGTCTCGG GCCTCAGCATGGAGTTGTATGGGGTTGTCTGAATCAGGTCATCGCTCCAAAATCAGCACCAG TTCTCTTGGCAGCCAGTGTGGAGTAAAACAGAGTGAATCAGCTGGAATGAGAAGATGGCAGTCTGCCTCTCGTTTAGCGCCCGAGGGTGCACCTCCAGCCATCTCTTCACAGGGAGTAGAGCTGCGTGCTGCCCTGGAGGAAAGCAGCATGAGGAGGGCAGAGCTGATCCAGAGGCTTCGGGTGGCTCATGGACGTCTGGACACTCAGACAGATCTCCTGAAGGCCAAAGAGAGTCAGCTTCAGCACAACCAGAGCACCACTCAGCTGCTGGAGCTCAAGCATAGG CAGCTGGCAAAGGCATTGAGTGCTCTTGAGGAGGAGAAGGATGCAGCTGAGCTAAGCCGCTTTGAGGAGAGCCGTGGTCGGGCAGAGCTGCAGGAAAA GGTGATGCGGCTAGAGATGGACTTGTTGAAGATGAAATCTAGCCTAGACAGCAAGAATACTGATGAAACCTCAGcgtcacacacaaactcacacctCAACAGGACCATGCCTGTAACAAAAGATGACTTCATCAGAGAG GGGCAAAAACAGGCAGGAACAGAGATGAAGAAACTGAAAGAAGCTCTCAGAGAGGCTGAAGAGAGAGCAGAAACCCTGGAGGCTGAAAAGGATTGTGCATTAAAACAACTCTATGCCTCcaaagag GGGCACCGCAAGGCATTAAATCAGACTGGGGAGGTGAAGCAGACACTTGCAAAGTCAGTGCAGGCCCAGAGTGAGCTGCAGGAGCAACTCAGCGATGCCCGCAGCCGACTGGGCCAGCTGGAGCTG GAAAAAGACTTGCTCTCCACTAAAGCATTGCGATTGGAGGACAGTCTAGAGGACCTGAAGGCAAAGCTGTCTGCAGCTTTATCTGATAAAGACAGACTGGTGCAG GAAAAGGCTGACCTCCATCAGAGGACCCAGAGTTTGAAGTTGCAGCTTCAAAGAGCCCAGCTGGGTAGGGAGGGATTTACTGAGCAGGTGTGTGAGCTCCACTCAGAGCTGACTCAAGCCAAGAGTCAGGCCAGCAGACAACAACAGAATACATTACTAATGAAAGAGGAACTGCGCTCAACCAAAGAG GTGAACGAAAGGCTGAGTGCAGACCTTGCTGCAGCTACTGAGAGGCTTCAGGTGACCCTGAAGCAGCTACATGAGCTGGAAGCTGAGAGGCTAATCCACACCAATCAGATCACAGCTCTAGAGACTGAGCGCTTGCAGCTGAttggagagaaggaggagatgaTGGATGTGTTCGATGAGGGAAATCAGGAAGAGCTCAGAGAACTGAGGGAGAGATGCTATCAGCTCAG AGAGTTACAGGAAACATGGAAGCAGGAGAAGCAGGACCTCCACGCTCAGTGTCAGGGTCTGGAAAAGAAAGTGCAGAACATGCAGGCAGAGTATAGGTGtaaagaggaggagctacagcGGCTGGAGGTGGAGCTGGAacaagagaaggaggagctgaagaaagtGGCAGCACACTGGAACGAGCGATGGTTAGATATGGCAATGACTCTGCAGTCCACTCAGGCTGAACTAGCAGAGACCAAGAAACAACCGCAGGAGAATGATGCA GTGAAGGAGGTGGTAGCAGAACTGACCAGCATGGTGGAGACACTTGAGACACAGCTGAAGGACAGGCA GGATCAGATCCAGAGCTTGCTGGAACAGAAAACACACCTTGAGACAGAGTTGTGCAGAGTCAAG AAAGAAGCTGGTGCTTTGGAGCGTGTGGAACTAGATGCCTGCAGGCAGCAGCTGGAACTAGAGCAAAGTAGGAGCCAAAGCCTACAGCAGAAACTGGTGGGAAACCCT GTGTCTCTGGAGGAGATGGATGGAGAGCTGGTGCAGGTGAAGGCTGAGCTGCAGAAGGTGTGGGACATGCTGAAAAGCCGGGACACCGAgctggaggagcagcagcaggagctgcTGTCTGCTCGAGGCCAG GTGAGCCAGCAGAGCAGTGAGGTACAGAGACTGGAGCAGCAACTGtctgagagagaaaaggaacTGAAAGAAAG GGATCTTATTTTGAAGAGCCTGAGGGgtcagagagacacagagaaaacaGAGACCCAAATAAAGATAACTGCTCTAGAAAAGAAG CTTGCTGGACTTAAAGCACTGAAGACTAACCAGGCAATGTGCACTGATCAACAAGATACCCAGGACACTTTGAAAACCCAATTGGAAG CGAGCAGAAGGACAGGCGAACAGTTGAAGCAGGAGAGAGATCAGGCTCCACAGAAACTACATACACCTACACCCCCTCAACAG AACAAAGAACAGAGAGGATCTCCATCAGTTACCAGAAAGGAGAAATCTGTCAGCTTTAACCAGATAGATCCTGATCAACAGAGAAGGCTAATCACAGAACAA CTGAAGAGTTTGTTTAAGGAGAGAGAGCAGCTTGGTGATAAGGCATCTCCAGTGCTCCAGAGAAGAGCTGCCTCAGTGATGGACTTGAGCCCAAAGTCTAAAGCTATGAAG AATGCGGACACTCTAAGCAGTGAGAGGAGGAGTCAGCAGAAACAGGACGGGCAGGCTCTGGGTGTCCAGCAAGGGGCGGGAGAGAGCAATGAGGCCAGTCCAAAGAGAGCTCAGTCAGAGCCGTTGACCTCTGAGGAAGAACCACAGGGTCAGCTGAGACAGGAGCTCAACCACAATACTACCCAA CCAAGCTGA
- the LOC140548133 gene encoding uncharacterized protein isoform X4, whose translation MCADVLQVWQQQTKSPLDSPFLFISLVDMAKWSKEDRLVSPLGSSDNWEWDCGLNPRGCRNSFRSLSPISLSEFDLWEKSLFKSRASAWSCMGLSESGHRSKISTSSLGSQCGVKQSESAGMRRWQSASRLAPEGAPPAISSQGVELRAALEESSMRRAELIQRLRVAHGRLDTQTDLLKAKESQLQHNQSTTQLLELKHRQLAKALSALEEEKDAAELSRFEESRGRAELQEKVMRLEMDLLKMKSSLDSKNTDETSASHTNSHLNRTMPVTKDDFIREGQKQAGTEMKKLKEALREAEERAETLEAEKDCALKQLYASKEGHRKALNQTGEVKQTLAKSVQAQSELQEQLSDARSRLGQLELEKDLLSTKALRLEDSLEDLKAKLSAALSDKDRLVQEKADLHQRTQSLKLQLQRAQLGREGFTEQVCELHSELTQAKSQASRQQQNTLLMKEELRSTKEVNERLSADLAAATERLQVTLKQLHELEAERLIHTNQITALETERLQLIGEKEEMMDVFDEGNQEELRELRERCYQLRELQETWKQEKQDLHAQCQGLEKKVQNMQAEYRCKEEELQRLEVELEQEKEELKKVAAHWNERWLDMAMTLQSTQAELAETKKQPQENDAVKEVVAELTSMVETLETQLKDRQDQIQSLLEQKTHLETELCRVKKEAGALERVELDACRQQLELEQSRSQSLQQKLVSLEEMDGELVQVKAELQKVWDMLKSRDTELEEQQQELLSARGQVSQQSSEVQRLEQQLSEREKELKERDLILKSLRGQRDTEKTETQIKITALEKKLAGLKALKTNQAMCTDQQDTQDTLKTQLEASRRTGEQLKQERDQAPQKLHTPTPPQQNKEQRGSPSVTRKEKSVSFNQIDPDQQRRLITEQLKSLFKEREQLGDKASPVLQRRAASVMDLSPKSKAMKNADTLSSERRSQQKQDGQALGVQQGAGESNEASPKRAQSEPLTSEEEPQGQLRQELNHNTTQQMSAQRVEMEALKDRNESLLKAKLKSQKQLQDLRVAEIYSEEAPAFVPCLPGFMNEEEEAHQMTPHPLCIEGTFTAAQVEVCDSDMEDEEEGSRWLQPNKCGV comes from the exons ATGTGCGCAGACGTATTACAG GTTTGGCAACAGCAAACAAAGTCCCCTCTGGATTCACCTTTCTTATTCAT ATCACTCGTAGATATGGCCAAGTGGAGTAAAGAGGACAGACTCGTTTCCCCATTGGGAAGCAGCGATAACTGGGAATGGGACTGTGGCCTGAATCCTCGAGGATGCCGGAACTCTTTCAGGTCTTTAAGccccatctctctgtctgagtTTGACTTGTGGGAGAAGTCGCTGTTTAAGTCTCGG GCCTCAGCATGGAGTTGTATGGGGTTGTCTGAATCAGGTCATCGCTCCAAAATCAGCACCAG TTCTCTTGGCAGCCAGTGTGGAGTAAAACAGAGTGAATCAGCTGGAATGAGAAGATGGCAGTCTGCCTCTCGTTTAGCGCCCGAGGGTGCACCTCCAGCCATCTCTTCACAGGGAGTAGAGCTGCGTGCTGCCCTGGAGGAAAGCAGCATGAGGAGGGCAGAGCTGATCCAGAGGCTTCGGGTGGCTCATGGACGTCTGGACACTCAGACAGATCTCCTGAAGGCCAAAGAGAGTCAGCTTCAGCACAACCAGAGCACCACTCAGCTGCTGGAGCTCAAGCATAGG CAGCTGGCAAAGGCATTGAGTGCTCTTGAGGAGGAGAAGGATGCAGCTGAGCTAAGCCGCTTTGAGGAGAGCCGTGGTCGGGCAGAGCTGCAGGAAAA GGTGATGCGGCTAGAGATGGACTTGTTGAAGATGAAATCTAGCCTAGACAGCAAGAATACTGATGAAACCTCAGcgtcacacacaaactcacacctCAACAGGACCATGCCTGTAACAAAAGATGACTTCATCAGAGAG GGGCAAAAACAGGCAGGAACAGAGATGAAGAAACTGAAAGAAGCTCTCAGAGAGGCTGAAGAGAGAGCAGAAACCCTGGAGGCTGAAAAGGATTGTGCATTAAAACAACTCTATGCCTCcaaagag GGGCACCGCAAGGCATTAAATCAGACTGGGGAGGTGAAGCAGACACTTGCAAAGTCAGTGCAGGCCCAGAGTGAGCTGCAGGAGCAACTCAGCGATGCCCGCAGCCGACTGGGCCAGCTGGAGCTG GAAAAAGACTTGCTCTCCACTAAAGCATTGCGATTGGAGGACAGTCTAGAGGACCTGAAGGCAAAGCTGTCTGCAGCTTTATCTGATAAAGACAGACTGGTGCAG GAAAAGGCTGACCTCCATCAGAGGACCCAGAGTTTGAAGTTGCAGCTTCAAAGAGCCCAGCTGGGTAGGGAGGGATTTACTGAGCAGGTGTGTGAGCTCCACTCAGAGCTGACTCAAGCCAAGAGTCAGGCCAGCAGACAACAACAGAATACATTACTAATGAAAGAGGAACTGCGCTCAACCAAAGAG GTGAACGAAAGGCTGAGTGCAGACCTTGCTGCAGCTACTGAGAGGCTTCAGGTGACCCTGAAGCAGCTACATGAGCTGGAAGCTGAGAGGCTAATCCACACCAATCAGATCACAGCTCTAGAGACTGAGCGCTTGCAGCTGAttggagagaaggaggagatgaTGGATGTGTTCGATGAGGGAAATCAGGAAGAGCTCAGAGAACTGAGGGAGAGATGCTATCAGCTCAG AGAGTTACAGGAAACATGGAAGCAGGAGAAGCAGGACCTCCACGCTCAGTGTCAGGGTCTGGAAAAGAAAGTGCAGAACATGCAGGCAGAGTATAGGTGtaaagaggaggagctacagcGGCTGGAGGTGGAGCTGGAacaagagaaggaggagctgaagaaagtGGCAGCACACTGGAACGAGCGATGGTTAGATATGGCAATGACTCTGCAGTCCACTCAGGCTGAACTAGCAGAGACCAAGAAACAACCGCAGGAGAATGATGCA GTGAAGGAGGTGGTAGCAGAACTGACCAGCATGGTGGAGACACTTGAGACACAGCTGAAGGACAGGCA GGATCAGATCCAGAGCTTGCTGGAACAGAAAACACACCTTGAGACAGAGTTGTGCAGAGTCAAG AAAGAAGCTGGTGCTTTGGAGCGTGTGGAACTAGATGCCTGCAGGCAGCAGCTGGAACTAGAGCAAAGTAGGAGCCAAAGCCTACAGCAGAAACTG GTGTCTCTGGAGGAGATGGATGGAGAGCTGGTGCAGGTGAAGGCTGAGCTGCAGAAGGTGTGGGACATGCTGAAAAGCCGGGACACCGAgctggaggagcagcagcaggagctgcTGTCTGCTCGAGGCCAG GTGAGCCAGCAGAGCAGTGAGGTACAGAGACTGGAGCAGCAACTGtctgagagagaaaaggaacTGAAAGAAAG GGATCTTATTTTGAAGAGCCTGAGGGgtcagagagacacagagaaaacaGAGACCCAAATAAAGATAACTGCTCTAGAAAAGAAG CTTGCTGGACTTAAAGCACTGAAGACTAACCAGGCAATGTGCACTGATCAACAAGATACCCAGGACACTTTGAAAACCCAATTGGAAG CGAGCAGAAGGACAGGCGAACAGTTGAAGCAGGAGAGAGATCAGGCTCCACAGAAACTACATACACCTACACCCCCTCAACAG AACAAAGAACAGAGAGGATCTCCATCAGTTACCAGAAAGGAGAAATCTGTCAGCTTTAACCAGATAGATCCTGATCAACAGAGAAGGCTAATCACAGAACAA CTGAAGAGTTTGTTTAAGGAGAGAGAGCAGCTTGGTGATAAGGCATCTCCAGTGCTCCAGAGAAGAGCTGCCTCAGTGATGGACTTGAGCCCAAAGTCTAAAGCTATGAAG AATGCGGACACTCTAAGCAGTGAGAGGAGGAGTCAGCAGAAACAGGACGGGCAGGCTCTGGGTGTCCAGCAAGGGGCGGGAGAGAGCAATGAGGCCAGTCCAAAGAGAGCTCAGTCAGAGCCGTTGACCTCTGAGGAAGAACCACAGGGTCAGCTGAGACAGGAGCTCAACCACAATACTACCCAA CAGATGTCAGCACAGAGAGTGGAAATGGAAGCGCTAAAAGACAGAAATGAAAGTCTTCTCAAAG CCAAGCTGAAGTCAcagaagcagcttcaggattTAAGAGTGGCAGAAATTTATAGTGAGGAGGCACCCGCCTTTGTACCCTGCTTGCCTGGCTTCATgaatgaggaagaggaggcacACCAGATGACACCACATCCTTTATGTATTGAAGGAACATTCACAGCCGCACAGGTGGAGGTGTGCGACTCAGACAtggaggatgaggaagaaggCTCTAGGTGGCTTCAACCGAATAAATGTGGTGTTTGA
- the LOC140548133 gene encoding uncharacterized protein isoform X1: MCADVLQVWQQQTKSPLDSPFLFISLVDMAKWSKEDRLVSPLGSSDNWEWDCGLNPRGCRNSFRSLSPISLSEFDLWEKSLFKSRASAWSCMGLSESGHRSKISTSSLGSQCGVKQSESAGMRRWQSASRLAPEGAPPAISSQGVELRAALEESSMRRAELIQRLRVAHGRLDTQTDLLKAKESQLQHNQSTTQLLELKHRQLAKALSALEEEKDAAELSRFEESRGRAELQEKVMRLEMDLLKMKSSLDSKNTDETSASHTNSHLNRTMPVTKDDFIREGQKQAGTEMKKLKEALREAEERAETLEAEKDCALKQLYASKEGHRKALNQTGEVKQTLAKSVQAQSELQEQLSDARSRLGQLELEKDLLSTKALRLEDSLEDLKAKLSAALSDKDRLVQEKADLHQRTQSLKLQLQRAQLGREGFTEQVCELHSELTQAKSQASRQQQNTLLMKEELRSTKEVNERLSADLAAATERLQVTLKQLHELEAERLIHTNQITALETERLQLIGEKEEMMDVFDEGNQEELRELRERCYQLRELQETWKQEKQDLHAQCQGLEKKVQNMQAEYRCKEEELQRLEVELEQEKEELKKVAAHWNERWLDMAMTLQSTQAELAETKKQPQENDAVKEVVAELTSMVETLETQLKDRQDQIQSLLEQKTHLETELCRVKKEAGALERVELDACRQQLELEQSRSQSLQQKLVGNPVSLEEMDGELVQVKAELQKVWDMLKSRDTELEEQQQELLSARGQVSQQSSEVQRLEQQLSEREKELKERDLILKSLRGQRDTEKTETQIKITALEKKLAGLKALKTNQAMCTDQQDTQDTLKTQLEASRRTGEQLKQERDQAPQKLHTPTPPQQNKEQRGSPSVTRKEKSVSFNQIDPDQQRRLITEQLKSLFKEREQLGDKASPVLQRRAASVMDLSPKSKAMKNADTLSSERRSQQKQDGQALGVQQGAGESNEASPKRAQSEPLTSEEEPQGQLRQELNHNTTQQMSAQRVEMEALKDRNESLLKAKLKSQKQLQDLRVAEIYSEEAPAFVPCLPGFMNEEEEAHQMTPHPLCIEGTFTAAQVEVCDSDMEDEEEGSRWLQPNKCGV; the protein is encoded by the exons ATGTGCGCAGACGTATTACAG GTTTGGCAACAGCAAACAAAGTCCCCTCTGGATTCACCTTTCTTATTCAT ATCACTCGTAGATATGGCCAAGTGGAGTAAAGAGGACAGACTCGTTTCCCCATTGGGAAGCAGCGATAACTGGGAATGGGACTGTGGCCTGAATCCTCGAGGATGCCGGAACTCTTTCAGGTCTTTAAGccccatctctctgtctgagtTTGACTTGTGGGAGAAGTCGCTGTTTAAGTCTCGG GCCTCAGCATGGAGTTGTATGGGGTTGTCTGAATCAGGTCATCGCTCCAAAATCAGCACCAG TTCTCTTGGCAGCCAGTGTGGAGTAAAACAGAGTGAATCAGCTGGAATGAGAAGATGGCAGTCTGCCTCTCGTTTAGCGCCCGAGGGTGCACCTCCAGCCATCTCTTCACAGGGAGTAGAGCTGCGTGCTGCCCTGGAGGAAAGCAGCATGAGGAGGGCAGAGCTGATCCAGAGGCTTCGGGTGGCTCATGGACGTCTGGACACTCAGACAGATCTCCTGAAGGCCAAAGAGAGTCAGCTTCAGCACAACCAGAGCACCACTCAGCTGCTGGAGCTCAAGCATAGG CAGCTGGCAAAGGCATTGAGTGCTCTTGAGGAGGAGAAGGATGCAGCTGAGCTAAGCCGCTTTGAGGAGAGCCGTGGTCGGGCAGAGCTGCAGGAAAA GGTGATGCGGCTAGAGATGGACTTGTTGAAGATGAAATCTAGCCTAGACAGCAAGAATACTGATGAAACCTCAGcgtcacacacaaactcacacctCAACAGGACCATGCCTGTAACAAAAGATGACTTCATCAGAGAG GGGCAAAAACAGGCAGGAACAGAGATGAAGAAACTGAAAGAAGCTCTCAGAGAGGCTGAAGAGAGAGCAGAAACCCTGGAGGCTGAAAAGGATTGTGCATTAAAACAACTCTATGCCTCcaaagag GGGCACCGCAAGGCATTAAATCAGACTGGGGAGGTGAAGCAGACACTTGCAAAGTCAGTGCAGGCCCAGAGTGAGCTGCAGGAGCAACTCAGCGATGCCCGCAGCCGACTGGGCCAGCTGGAGCTG GAAAAAGACTTGCTCTCCACTAAAGCATTGCGATTGGAGGACAGTCTAGAGGACCTGAAGGCAAAGCTGTCTGCAGCTTTATCTGATAAAGACAGACTGGTGCAG GAAAAGGCTGACCTCCATCAGAGGACCCAGAGTTTGAAGTTGCAGCTTCAAAGAGCCCAGCTGGGTAGGGAGGGATTTACTGAGCAGGTGTGTGAGCTCCACTCAGAGCTGACTCAAGCCAAGAGTCAGGCCAGCAGACAACAACAGAATACATTACTAATGAAAGAGGAACTGCGCTCAACCAAAGAG GTGAACGAAAGGCTGAGTGCAGACCTTGCTGCAGCTACTGAGAGGCTTCAGGTGACCCTGAAGCAGCTACATGAGCTGGAAGCTGAGAGGCTAATCCACACCAATCAGATCACAGCTCTAGAGACTGAGCGCTTGCAGCTGAttggagagaaggaggagatgaTGGATGTGTTCGATGAGGGAAATCAGGAAGAGCTCAGAGAACTGAGGGAGAGATGCTATCAGCTCAG AGAGTTACAGGAAACATGGAAGCAGGAGAAGCAGGACCTCCACGCTCAGTGTCAGGGTCTGGAAAAGAAAGTGCAGAACATGCAGGCAGAGTATAGGTGtaaagaggaggagctacagcGGCTGGAGGTGGAGCTGGAacaagagaaggaggagctgaagaaagtGGCAGCACACTGGAACGAGCGATGGTTAGATATGGCAATGACTCTGCAGTCCACTCAGGCTGAACTAGCAGAGACCAAGAAACAACCGCAGGAGAATGATGCA GTGAAGGAGGTGGTAGCAGAACTGACCAGCATGGTGGAGACACTTGAGACACAGCTGAAGGACAGGCA GGATCAGATCCAGAGCTTGCTGGAACAGAAAACACACCTTGAGACAGAGTTGTGCAGAGTCAAG AAAGAAGCTGGTGCTTTGGAGCGTGTGGAACTAGATGCCTGCAGGCAGCAGCTGGAACTAGAGCAAAGTAGGAGCCAAAGCCTACAGCAGAAACTGGTGGGAAACCCT GTGTCTCTGGAGGAGATGGATGGAGAGCTGGTGCAGGTGAAGGCTGAGCTGCAGAAGGTGTGGGACATGCTGAAAAGCCGGGACACCGAgctggaggagcagcagcaggagctgcTGTCTGCTCGAGGCCAG GTGAGCCAGCAGAGCAGTGAGGTACAGAGACTGGAGCAGCAACTGtctgagagagaaaaggaacTGAAAGAAAG GGATCTTATTTTGAAGAGCCTGAGGGgtcagagagacacagagaaaacaGAGACCCAAATAAAGATAACTGCTCTAGAAAAGAAG CTTGCTGGACTTAAAGCACTGAAGACTAACCAGGCAATGTGCACTGATCAACAAGATACCCAGGACACTTTGAAAACCCAATTGGAAG CGAGCAGAAGGACAGGCGAACAGTTGAAGCAGGAGAGAGATCAGGCTCCACAGAAACTACATACACCTACACCCCCTCAACAG AACAAAGAACAGAGAGGATCTCCATCAGTTACCAGAAAGGAGAAATCTGTCAGCTTTAACCAGATAGATCCTGATCAACAGAGAAGGCTAATCACAGAACAA CTGAAGAGTTTGTTTAAGGAGAGAGAGCAGCTTGGTGATAAGGCATCTCCAGTGCTCCAGAGAAGAGCTGCCTCAGTGATGGACTTGAGCCCAAAGTCTAAAGCTATGAAG AATGCGGACACTCTAAGCAGTGAGAGGAGGAGTCAGCAGAAACAGGACGGGCAGGCTCTGGGTGTCCAGCAAGGGGCGGGAGAGAGCAATGAGGCCAGTCCAAAGAGAGCTCAGTCAGAGCCGTTGACCTCTGAGGAAGAACCACAGGGTCAGCTGAGACAGGAGCTCAACCACAATACTACCCAA CAGATGTCAGCACAGAGAGTGGAAATGGAAGCGCTAAAAGACAGAAATGAAAGTCTTCTCAAAG CCAAGCTGAAGTCAcagaagcagcttcaggattTAAGAGTGGCAGAAATTTATAGTGAGGAGGCACCCGCCTTTGTACCCTGCTTGCCTGGCTTCATgaatgaggaagaggaggcacACCAGATGACACCACATCCTTTATGTATTGAAGGAACATTCACAGCCGCACAGGTGGAGGTGTGCGACTCAGACAtggaggatgaggaagaaggCTCTAGGTGGCTTCAACCGAATAAATGTGGTGTTTGA